In Desulfuromonas acetoxidans DSM 684, one genomic interval encodes:
- a CDS encoding dihydrolipoyl dehydrogenase family protein, protein MKMAELMQHWLPQRYDYNLVVVGAGAAGLVSAYLSAAAGARVALVEQAQMGGDCLNRGCVPSKALIRSAHLAQQMRQADHYGLPGQDVDVDFAQVMERVQQTIRTIEPHDSVERYQSLGVECFHGQAHLLSGHEVAVGDRVLTTRRIVLATGATPVVPELAGLDSVDYYTSDTIWSLRQKPRRLIVVGGGPIGCELSQAFNRLGSQVVQVVHGERLLKREDRAVCELVQQVFHDEGVELCLNCDLQHVARQQDEIVLTCHVGDEERTVHGDALLFAVGRQPMTQGFGFEVLGGTVDRRGALQADGTLRTSVPSIYCAGDVVGPYQFTHMAAHQAATASLNALFDRIWRRRVDVSLVPWTTFVDPEVARVGLNEQDALRQKIAYEVTRLDYGELDRAVTDTTTPGWIQVLTVPGKDTILGVTIVGAHAGDCLAEFVLAMKNGLGLKKILATIHVYPTLAEGNKLVAGEWQRRHFPAALKPWLKRFHDWMRRVS, encoded by the coding sequence ATGAAAATGGCGGAGCTGATGCAACACTGGTTGCCACAACGCTATGACTACAACCTTGTGGTTGTTGGTGCCGGTGCTGCCGGGTTGGTCAGTGCCTATCTGTCTGCCGCAGCCGGGGCGCGGGTGGCATTAGTTGAACAGGCACAGATGGGTGGCGATTGTCTTAATCGAGGCTGTGTGCCAAGCAAGGCGCTGATTCGCTCAGCCCATCTGGCACAGCAGATGCGGCAGGCCGATCATTACGGTTTGCCTGGCCAGGATGTTGACGTTGATTTTGCTCAGGTTATGGAACGGGTTCAGCAGACCATTCGCACCATTGAACCGCATGATTCCGTTGAACGTTACCAGTCGTTGGGGGTGGAATGTTTTCACGGTCAGGCGCATCTGCTCTCCGGGCATGAGGTGGCGGTTGGTGATCGGGTGCTGACGACACGGAGGATCGTGTTGGCCACTGGTGCCACGCCGGTGGTTCCGGAGTTAGCGGGGCTGGACAGCGTTGATTATTATACCTCGGACACCATCTGGTCATTGCGACAGAAGCCACGTCGTCTGATTGTGGTGGGAGGTGGCCCCATCGGTTGTGAGCTGAGTCAGGCGTTCAATCGGCTTGGCAGTCAGGTGGTGCAGGTGGTGCATGGCGAGCGCCTGTTAAAGCGCGAGGATCGGGCTGTCTGCGAATTGGTTCAGCAGGTGTTCCACGATGAAGGCGTTGAACTGTGTTTGAACTGTGATTTGCAGCACGTGGCCCGTCAGCAGGACGAGATTGTTTTAACTTGCCATGTCGGTGATGAGGAGCGGACTGTTCATGGTGACGCGCTGTTGTTTGCCGTTGGTCGTCAGCCGATGACGCAAGGCTTTGGTTTTGAAGTCTTGGGCGGGACTGTTGATCGCCGTGGCGCGTTGCAGGCCGATGGGACGTTGCGCACCTCCGTTCCCAGTATCTATTGTGCCGGAGACGTGGTGGGACCATATCAATTTACCCACATGGCCGCCCATCAGGCGGCCACGGCAAGTCTTAATGCCTTGTTTGATCGTATCTGGCGGCGCCGTGTTGATGTCAGTCTGGTGCCGTGGACCACCTTCGTCGATCCGGAAGTGGCTCGCGTCGGGCTCAACGAACAGGATGCCCTGCGACAAAAGATTGCTTACGAAGTTACCCGCCTTGATTACGGCGAGTTGGACCGGGCGGTGACCGACACTACCACACCGGGCTGGATTCAGGTGTTGACGGTTCCCGGCAAGGACACCATTCTCGGCGTGACCATCGTTGGTGCTCATGCCGGAGATTGTCTGGCCGAATTTGTCCTGGCGATGAAAAACGGTCTTGGCCTGAAAAAGATCCTTGCCACCATCCATGTTTATCCCACCCTGGCCGAAGGCAACAAGCTGGTGGCCGGTGAATGGCAGCGTCGCCACTTTCCGGCGGCACTCAAGCCTTGGCTGAAGCGCTTTCACGACTGGATGCGGAGAGTGTCATGA
- a CDS encoding AAA family ATPase has product MQILSIHLKNIKSHRDTTLNFAPGINVLSGPNGVGKSTVFEAIGYALFGVDAQSFVGKVERFVSIGAKRGEIGVTFMVDEENYQVSRTVGTPSKWLLAKEVGGDFEVEEHKDIKETEARLKELLGLDNGRSLAEQFELVIGPFQNEFLGPFVEKRPTTRRNKFDEILGIDSWRKTFSETNALQKAIKNRVEVLEGAIGPLKDQVAALPGKRVAHKAAKQDHATTAKELADKQQKLQQLFDQLKALDDREQALRQVAVEVEKLTERIDNGHEKITRHKILIVEAEKSRQLVADNAAGKQAYEQAKQRLTGLREQQKQQRCLDQELAALTNQSSALSASIETETKGIAVARQELVAEREALKQKSALLNIAETVQQRAEQLPQLRETIKQRRDQLGRLDGRRFGLEEGRDKLGEGVCPFFQEKCLNLAESPSADVFSVKLDELAGARSRVQEELLDLERQEAEAVKAHEQIQAFVVQRKAVEEQVGQLEGRGKELDRRESALSSTQKELELLRQRLAAKQEELATFASLTAEIETAEAAAKRHQQARDLYVAHQGQAAKLEGLQLELAKFEAFLKQLQGELATKQEEQKTLAEHYDAKAHQSLRDEKDGLGRDVGSLEMKLKGLAQEMTRLAAEIDALKAIEQEIIAKQAQIKAYGEKEELVKFLRNRVFNKVSASLSERFREEISQRANQIYRIIAEVDEELAWGDNYQIVLRDMADGELRERADDQLSGGQTMSAVVALRLAMLQTIGARIAFFDEPTSNLDAARRENLAHAFRAIDVGKEEVTEHWYDQLFLISHDVAFTEVTDQMIDLDRID; this is encoded by the coding sequence ATGCAAATCCTTTCCATCCATCTGAAAAACATCAAATCCCACCGCGATACCACGCTGAACTTTGCGCCTGGCATCAATGTGTTGTCCGGCCCCAACGGTGTCGGCAAGAGTACCGTGTTTGAAGCAATCGGCTATGCATTGTTCGGCGTGGATGCGCAGAGCTTTGTCGGCAAGGTGGAGCGGTTTGTCTCCATTGGTGCCAAACGTGGCGAGATTGGTGTCACCTTTATGGTGGACGAAGAGAATTATCAGGTCAGCCGCACCGTGGGTACGCCGAGCAAGTGGCTGTTGGCCAAGGAGGTCGGCGGTGATTTCGAGGTGGAGGAGCACAAGGATATCAAGGAAACCGAGGCACGGCTCAAAGAATTGCTCGGGCTGGACAACGGTCGCTCCCTGGCGGAGCAGTTTGAGTTGGTGATCGGTCCGTTTCAGAATGAATTCCTCGGCCCGTTCGTTGAAAAGCGACCGACGACACGGCGCAACAAGTTTGACGAGATTCTCGGTATTGATTCGTGGCGCAAGACGTTCAGCGAGACCAATGCCCTGCAAAAGGCGATCAAAAATCGGGTCGAAGTGCTGGAAGGGGCCATCGGACCGCTCAAAGATCAGGTGGCGGCGTTGCCGGGAAAACGGGTTGCCCACAAAGCCGCCAAGCAGGATCACGCGACAACGGCTAAAGAACTGGCCGATAAACAGCAGAAACTTCAACAGCTTTTTGACCAGCTTAAAGCCCTTGATGATCGTGAACAGGCCCTGCGTCAGGTGGCGGTTGAGGTGGAAAAGCTCACCGAGCGCATTGACAACGGCCATGAAAAAATTACCCGGCACAAGATCTTGATTGTTGAGGCGGAGAAGTCACGCCAGCTTGTTGCCGACAACGCGGCTGGAAAGCAGGCTTATGAACAGGCGAAGCAGCGTTTGACCGGGTTGCGCGAACAACAGAAGCAGCAACGGTGCCTCGATCAGGAGCTGGCCGCCTTGACCAATCAGAGTTCCGCGTTGTCCGCCAGTATTGAGACGGAGACTAAAGGGATTGCCGTGGCCCGTCAGGAGCTGGTTGCAGAACGGGAGGCGCTGAAACAGAAATCTGCGCTGCTGAATATTGCCGAGACGGTGCAGCAACGAGCCGAGCAGTTGCCGCAGTTGCGTGAGACCATCAAGCAACGGCGCGACCAGTTGGGTCGTCTGGATGGTCGTCGCTTTGGTTTGGAAGAGGGCCGTGACAAGCTCGGTGAAGGGGTGTGCCCGTTTTTTCAGGAAAAATGCCTGAACCTCGCTGAAAGTCCGTCCGCAGATGTGTTTTCCGTCAAACTGGATGAGCTGGCAGGGGCGCGCAGCCGCGTGCAGGAAGAGTTGCTTGATCTGGAGCGGCAAGAAGCTGAAGCGGTGAAGGCCCATGAGCAGATCCAGGCTTTTGTGGTGCAGCGGAAGGCCGTGGAGGAACAGGTGGGACAGCTGGAAGGCCGTGGTAAAGAGCTTGATCGTCGTGAGTCTGCTCTGTCTAGCACACAAAAAGAGCTTGAATTGTTGCGTCAACGTCTGGCCGCCAAGCAGGAAGAACTGGCGACCTTTGCCTCGCTTACTGCGGAGATTGAAACGGCTGAAGCCGCTGCGAAACGCCATCAGCAGGCGCGTGATCTTTACGTGGCCCATCAGGGGCAGGCGGCCAAGCTGGAAGGGTTGCAGCTGGAGTTGGCAAAATTTGAGGCGTTTCTAAAACAGCTTCAGGGTGAACTGGCGACGAAACAGGAGGAACAGAAGACTCTCGCCGAACACTATGATGCTAAAGCGCACCAGTCCTTGCGTGACGAAAAGGATGGCCTTGGTCGTGACGTCGGTTCGCTGGAGATGAAGCTGAAAGGCCTGGCTCAAGAGATGACGCGGCTGGCCGCTGAAATCGACGCCTTGAAGGCCATCGAACAAGAGATTATTGCCAAACAGGCCCAAATTAAAGCCTATGGCGAGAAAGAGGAACTGGTCAAATTTTTGCGCAACCGGGTGTTCAACAAAGTGTCGGCGTCATTGTCGGAGCGCTTTCGTGAAGAGATCAGCCAGCGGGCCAATCAAATCTATCGCATTATTGCCGAGGTGGATGAGGAACTGGCCTGGGGGGATAACTACCAGATTGTGTTGCGCGACATGGCGGACGGCGAACTGCGCGAGCGCGCCGATGATCAGTTGTCCGGCGGCCAGACCATGAGCGCAGTGGTGGCCCTGCGACTGGCCATGCTGCAGACCATTGGCGCGCGCATTGCCTTTTTTGACGAGCCGACCTCCAATCTGGATGCCGCCCGTCGCGAGAATCTGGCCCATGCCTTTCGTGCCATTGATGTTGGCAAGGAAGAGGTGACGGAGCACTGGTATGACCAGCTGTTTCTTATCAGCCACGATGTGGCGTTTACCGAGGTGACTGATCAGATGATTGATCTGGATCGCATTGATTAG
- a CDS encoding 2-hydroxymuconate tautomerase family protein, with amino-acid sequence MPYVNIKITKEGATAKQKARLIQGATQLLVDVLGKNPATTLVVIDEVETDNWGVGGETITVRRQQNR; translated from the coding sequence ATGCCATACGTGAATATCAAAATTACCAAAGAGGGTGCTACGGCCAAACAGAAGGCGCGACTGATACAGGGCGCGACTCAGTTGCTGGTGGATGTGCTGGGCAAAAATCCGGCCACCACCTTGGTGGTGATTGACGAAGTGGAGACCGATAACTGGGGTGTCGGTGGTGAAACCATTACCGTGCGTCGTCAGCAGAATCGATAG
- a CDS encoding metallophosphoesterase family protein — MRFIHTSDIHLGKTYRNAPGETERYEDFFTCLAQIVADAVTEQVDALLVGGDLFHVGQILPKTFAKTIETLQPLKDAGIPCIAIEGNHDWIHRRDSISWMEALSQMGYIKLLRPARTEEGGYHFVPFDEESGMGGHVDINGVNIYGLGYIGAQAGSHVERICQAVTTDNNLLLFHVGIWSYSPVEIGNMKPDEAHPLAETFSYVALGHGHKPYVVKTPDGTPYAYNPGSPERVNFGEETYDKGYYLVSIEDGHVCAEFKITMPRPMMVAAIDLGGAQHADEAMDSFARQVQELVAEQTDNRRPLLELKLVGKVGFHPFELGRERLRAALDDIAQPLHVEIKNHLSLVTRAKDNATAKKSLSEIEQDVLHELVGASSDYQGREEELVKLSLLLRDAVQKGDVDGDELLALLDGEGA; from the coding sequence ATGCGTTTTATCCATACTTCTGATATTCACCTCGGCAAAACCTACCGCAATGCGCCCGGAGAAACCGAGCGCTACGAGGATTTTTTCACCTGCCTGGCCCAGATCGTTGCCGATGCCGTGACCGAACAGGTCGATGCGCTGTTGGTCGGTGGTGATCTGTTTCATGTCGGCCAGATTCTGCCCAAGACCTTTGCCAAAACTATTGAAACCCTGCAACCGCTCAAGGATGCCGGCATCCCCTGCATTGCCATCGAGGGCAATCACGACTGGATTCACCGCCGCGACAGTATTTCGTGGATGGAGGCGTTGTCGCAGATGGGCTATATCAAGCTGCTGCGTCCGGCCCGTACTGAGGAGGGCGGTTACCACTTTGTGCCCTTTGACGAGGAAAGCGGTATGGGTGGCCACGTCGATATCAACGGTGTGAATATCTACGGCCTTGGCTATATCGGTGCCCAGGCTGGTAGCCATGTGGAGCGCATCTGTCAGGCCGTGACCACGGACAACAACCTGTTGTTGTTCCATGTTGGGATCTGGAGTTATTCGCCGGTGGAGATCGGCAATATGAAGCCGGACGAAGCCCATCCCCTGGCGGAGACGTTCAGCTACGTCGCGCTGGGGCACGGCCATAAACCCTACGTGGTGAAAACGCCCGACGGTACGCCCTATGCCTACAATCCCGGCTCGCCGGAACGGGTCAATTTCGGTGAAGAAACGTATGACAAAGGCTATTATCTCGTCAGTATTGAGGATGGCCATGTCTGTGCAGAGTTTAAAATCACCATGCCACGGCCGATGATGGTAGCGGCCATTGATCTGGGCGGTGCCCAGCATGCTGACGAGGCCATGGATTCCTTTGCCCGTCAGGTGCAGGAACTTGTCGCTGAGCAGACGGATAACCGCCGCCCATTGCTGGAACTGAAGCTGGTTGGCAAGGTGGGCTTTCATCCGTTTGAACTGGGCCGCGAGCGGTTGCGTGCCGCCCTCGACGACATCGCCCAGCCTTTGCATGTCGAAATCAAAAATCATCTATCGCTGGTCACCCGCGCCAAAGACAACGCTACCGCCAAGAAGAGCCTGAGCGAGATTGAGCAGGATGTGTTGCATGAGCTGGTGGGCGCGTCGAGTGACTATCAAGGCCGCGAAGAGGAACTGGTAAAGCTATCTTTGCTGTTGCGCGATGCCGTGCAAAAGGGCGATGTCGATGGCGATGAGCTGTTGGCGTTGCTCGATGGGGAGGGGGCGTAA
- a CDS encoding Fic family protein, producing MVYSDKSLQVAKLAAAYRLLPPLTDQQQRHQREVDRLALTWSSTALAGNQLTLEETRLVLTEDIAVGGKPLSHHVQILGHSEAFNMLYLLARLEGLESAHVCALHQLYSYRLDAEHAGKFRTDHLTISETSFMPPSPAEIPTALNALIDQSEQQRQQNPPLVYAAWLHNQCMAIHPFATANDIVARLLLNLALLQCGYPMAVIAPQQRDAYLSALRAAHNGDHQPFINLLSHQLVIALEKRLHQASS from the coding sequence ATGGTTTATTCTGACAAAAGCTTACAAGTTGCAAAACTGGCCGCTGCCTACCGCCTGCTACCGCCACTGACTGACCAGCAGCAACGCCACCAACGTGAAGTGGATCGTCTGGCTCTGACATGGAGCAGTACCGCCCTGGCAGGCAATCAGCTCACCCTTGAAGAAACCCGCCTAGTTCTTACTGAAGATATCGCCGTCGGCGGCAAACCCCTCAGCCACCACGTACAGATTCTCGGTCACAGCGAGGCGTTTAACATGCTCTACCTTCTGGCCCGTCTTGAAGGTCTGGAATCCGCCCACGTCTGTGCACTGCACCAACTGTACAGCTACCGGCTTGATGCCGAACACGCCGGAAAATTTCGCACCGATCACCTGACCATCAGTGAGACCAGTTTCATGCCACCATCACCGGCCGAAATTCCCACAGCACTCAACGCCCTGATCGACCAATCCGAACAGCAACGCCAGCAAAATCCGCCCCTGGTTTATGCCGCCTGGCTGCACAACCAATGCATGGCCATCCACCCGTTTGCCACAGCCAATGACATTGTCGCCCGCCTGCTGCTCAATCTGGCGCTGTTGCAATGTGGCTATCCCATGGCCGTGATTGCCCCTCAACAACGAGATGCCTACCTCAGCGCCTTACGTGCGGCCCACAACGGCGACCACCAACCGTTTATCAACCTGCTGTCCCATCAACTGGTTATCGCCCTGGAAAAACGTCTTCACCAAGCATCCTCATAA
- a CDS encoding DUF2779 domain-containing protein — protein MAKKVSMGLSKSLLLKGFQCPKALWLTKRPPEFVLPERPDLEAKFRAGTEVGILAQQLYPGGVEVPYEGLTVPAQLAKTKELIEQGADVIYEASFSFSAIFVKVDLLVRDGDQWQIHEVKMGTSVKDVNLDDVAIQHYVLNGCGLSISKSFLVHIDNSYVRQGEIDVHQLFHSEEVTTQVKVRLQHIPDGVRELRETLRQLNEPDVDIGPHCTDPFECDFIPYCWQHIPANSVFDLRGRGVNKFDLYRRGVVTFDEIPLDQLNAKQRQQVEATLHQQDTVHAEGVQAFLDSLWYPLYHLDFETFSAPIPKFDGTRPYQQVPFQYSIHAQQVAGGDAQHFEYLAPPNVDPRRELAEQLLAVIPEDACILTYNQSFEKGVLRELAKQFPDLADALQQRIANIRDLMEPFRKRDLYRWQMQGSYSIKEVLPAMVPELNYKELTIADGSAAMQAYHTMCAMELGEELDQLRRDLLRYCEMDTWAMVKVLEALHANIITQ, from the coding sequence ATGGCAAAAAAAGTCAGCATGGGACTGAGCAAATCGCTGCTGCTCAAAGGCTTTCAATGCCCCAAAGCGTTATGGCTGACCAAGCGGCCACCGGAGTTTGTCCTGCCCGAACGTCCCGATCTCGAAGCCAAGTTTCGCGCCGGTACCGAAGTGGGCATCCTTGCCCAACAGCTTTATCCTGGCGGAGTCGAAGTACCTTATGAAGGTCTGACCGTTCCGGCGCAGCTGGCCAAGACCAAAGAACTGATCGAGCAGGGGGCAGATGTCATTTACGAGGCGTCCTTTTCCTTTTCCGCCATCTTTGTCAAAGTCGACCTGCTGGTGCGCGACGGCGATCAGTGGCAGATTCATGAAGTGAAAATGGGCACCTCGGTCAAGGATGTCAACCTCGACGATGTAGCCATTCAGCACTATGTGTTGAACGGTTGCGGGCTGTCGATTTCCAAGTCGTTCCTTGTCCATATAGACAACAGCTACGTGCGCCAGGGGGAGATTGACGTGCACCAGCTGTTTCACAGCGAAGAGGTCACCACTCAGGTCAAGGTGCGCCTGCAGCATATCCCCGATGGCGTGCGCGAGCTGCGCGAAACCCTGCGCCAACTCAACGAGCCGGATGTCGACATCGGCCCACACTGCACCGATCCGTTTGAGTGCGATTTTATCCCCTACTGCTGGCAGCACATTCCGGCCAACTCGGTGTTCGATCTGCGCGGACGCGGCGTCAACAAGTTCGACCTCTACCGCCGCGGTGTGGTGACTTTTGACGAGATTCCCCTCGACCAACTGAATGCCAAGCAGCGTCAGCAGGTGGAGGCCACGTTACATCAGCAGGATACCGTTCATGCCGAGGGCGTGCAGGCGTTTCTCGACAGCCTGTGGTATCCGCTCTATCACCTTGATTTCGAAACCTTCAGTGCGCCGATCCCCAAATTCGATGGCACGCGCCCCTATCAACAGGTGCCGTTTCAATATTCCATCCATGCCCAGCAAGTGGCCGGTGGTGACGCCCAACATTTCGAGTATCTGGCCCCGCCCAATGTTGACCCTCGCCGCGAGCTGGCCGAGCAGCTGCTGGCGGTGATCCCGGAAGATGCGTGTATCCTCACCTACAACCAGAGTTTCGAAAAGGGCGTGCTGCGTGAGCTGGCCAAGCAGTTTCCCGATCTGGCCGACGCCCTCCAACAGCGCATCGCCAACATCCGTGACCTGATGGAACCGTTCCGTAAGCGTGACCTCTATCGCTGGCAGATGCAGGGCTCCTACTCCATCAAAGAGGTGCTGCCCGCCATGGTGCCGGAGCTGAATTACAAGGAACTGACCATTGCCGACGGCTCGGCCGCCATGCAGGCTTATCACACCATGTGCGCCATGGAGCTGGGGGAAGAGCTGGACCAGCTGCGTCGCGACCTGCTGCGTTATTGTGAAATGGATACCTGGGCGATGGTCAAGGTGCTGGAGGCGCTCCACGCCAACATCATTACACAATAA
- a CDS encoding ATP-binding protein produces MAEQRRIITLFLVMILVAVGVGGATMWTLYRVEVRDETAHLRNIAYSQARFIERAIDFVLHDAGGVNKDQALDLIRSCYHGMPDDGHLGEFVIALRHLDKIKFIVHHYSRGIHAGKMIPFSSGQAEPMRRALLGESGVIEFTDCDGQSSLAAYEPIHRLNLGLVVKVELSSLKQPFLHATPYLTLVAGLLVLAGTFLFWKITRPLLRGLENKELRYRTLFENTADGVFVVKAGQILETNGQGCLLLDRHEDDVVGQAVSSFAPEFQPDGRSSLSAARHYAETAMREGTQYFSWQYLRGVHLREADVVLQALRLNGDEVVLATMRDVTDFREVERSLRERERHYRAIFELGSNGFLLYRRNGQLVDANPAACRMYGYELEELLSLTLSERIHVDDCANYLDSVAQTINSDEGCHMELRGLHRDGGLIHFDVYLESFSWRGEILCLTTAVDVTERKKADRSAQCEEIRMEALLTLQQMLEFPEKQVCHYILGQALRICDSHGGFLAVTGGGCTELTIKASNLKEGADWFERQIGLPDCRQPQLYNYRLQEWLDGSLNYDRYLQVPLLEDGHIVAVIGLLDKEEPYSDFDIRQMVLLLQGTWQRLQRNRSILAMRQATEEAEAANRAKSEFLAVVSHEIRTPMTVTIAALQQVLESSLDDEQRQYLTMANDASDSLLSLINDILDFSKIEAEKLVLEESPFNLRECIENVVAILGVNARQKGLRLELASNASLPDLLLGDQHRVRQILVNLVSNAIKFTEQGQVSVKVDAEQQDDHHLVHVAVCDTGIGIDDSLRERVFESFSQADSSTTRKYGGTGLGLAICKGLVEQMGGVIGVESCQDDTQGSCFYFSLPMRVADDALVPPMDRVAPRLPVENCMGRSVLLVEDDDATATLMKVRLQELQLCVDRVSDGLAAIERCLNQSYDLVLMDYHMPQMDGLTATEQIRDAGVTVPIVGLTAFSDGRQWEKFQQVGLNACLTKPVKIEQLRQVIAEFLNPQDDGELP; encoded by the coding sequence GTGGCGGAGCAACGACGGATAATCACACTGTTTCTGGTGATGATACTGGTGGCGGTAGGTGTTGGTGGAGCCACCATGTGGACGCTTTATCGCGTTGAAGTGCGCGACGAGACCGCCCATCTGCGCAATATTGCCTACAGTCAGGCGCGTTTTATTGAACGGGCGATTGACTTTGTCCTCCATGATGCCGGTGGGGTAAACAAAGATCAGGCTCTCGATCTGATCCGCTCCTGTTATCACGGTATGCCCGATGACGGACATCTTGGCGAATTTGTCATTGCCCTGCGCCATCTTGATAAGATTAAGTTTATCGTTCATCACTACAGTAGGGGGATTCATGCGGGGAAAATGATCCCCTTCTCTTCCGGACAAGCGGAGCCGATGCGGCGCGCACTGCTGGGTGAAAGTGGTGTGATCGAGTTCACGGATTGTGACGGGCAGTCGTCACTTGCCGCGTATGAACCGATCCATCGTCTTAACCTCGGCCTGGTGGTGAAAGTTGAACTGTCCAGCCTGAAGCAACCCTTTTTACACGCGACACCTTATCTGACCCTGGTGGCCGGCTTGCTGGTTTTGGCCGGTACCTTCCTGTTCTGGAAAATTACTCGTCCCCTGTTGCGCGGATTGGAAAACAAGGAGCTGCGTTACCGGACCTTGTTTGAAAATACGGCCGATGGTGTGTTTGTTGTCAAGGCAGGGCAAATTCTTGAAACAAATGGCCAGGGCTGTTTATTGCTCGATCGCCACGAGGACGATGTCGTTGGTCAAGCAGTCAGTTCCTTTGCTCCGGAATTTCAACCTGACGGGCGTAGCTCCCTGTCCGCCGCGCGTCATTATGCTGAAACTGCAATGCGTGAAGGAACGCAATACTTTTCCTGGCAATATTTGCGCGGCGTCCATTTGCGTGAAGCGGATGTTGTGTTACAGGCGCTGCGACTCAATGGCGATGAAGTGGTTTTGGCGACCATGCGCGATGTCACTGATTTTCGTGAGGTGGAGCGTTCATTGCGCGAGCGTGAGCGCCATTATCGGGCGATTTTTGAATTGGGTTCCAACGGGTTCCTGCTCTACCGCAGAAATGGTCAGTTGGTGGATGCTAACCCGGCGGCGTGTCGCATGTACGGTTACGAACTCGAGGAACTGCTCAGTTTGACCCTCAGCGAACGGATTCACGTGGACGATTGTGCCAATTATCTCGACAGTGTCGCTCAGACCATCAATTCAGATGAGGGCTGCCATATGGAGCTGCGTGGCTTGCATCGTGACGGTGGTCTGATCCATTTTGATGTCTACCTGGAATCGTTTTCCTGGCGGGGAGAGATCTTGTGTTTGACCACGGCTGTTGATGTCACCGAACGAAAGAAGGCCGATCGTTCTGCCCAGTGTGAAGAGATTCGGATGGAAGCGCTGCTCACCTTACAGCAGATGCTTGAGTTTCCGGAAAAACAGGTGTGCCATTACATTCTCGGCCAAGCGTTGCGTATTTGTGACAGTCATGGTGGTTTTCTGGCGGTGACAGGTGGCGGTTGTACCGAGTTGACCATTAAGGCGAGCAATCTTAAGGAAGGCGCTGATTGGTTTGAACGGCAGATCGGCTTGCCGGATTGTCGCCAGCCGCAGTTGTACAATTATCGCTTGCAGGAGTGGTTGGACGGGAGTCTGAACTATGATCGTTATCTGCAGGTGCCACTGTTGGAAGACGGTCACATTGTTGCCGTGATCGGTCTGCTCGACAAGGAGGAACCTTACAGCGATTTTGATATCCGCCAGATGGTGTTGCTGTTACAGGGGACTTGGCAGCGGTTGCAACGCAATCGCTCCATTCTGGCTATGCGCCAGGCTACGGAAGAAGCCGAAGCTGCGAATCGGGCCAAGAGTGAATTTCTGGCGGTGGTCAGTCATGAAATCCGCACACCGATGACGGTAACCATTGCGGCTCTGCAGCAGGTGTTGGAGTCGTCGCTGGATGACGAGCAGCGTCAATACCTGACCATGGCGAATGATGCGTCCGATTCATTGTTAAGCCTGATCAACGATATTCTTGATTTTTCTAAAATCGAAGCGGAAAAGCTGGTGTTGGAGGAGTCACCGTTTAACTTGCGTGAATGTATTGAAAATGTGGTGGCCATTCTCGGTGTTAACGCTCGCCAAAAAGGATTACGCCTTGAGCTGGCCAGTAATGCCTCGTTGCCCGATCTGTTGCTGGGCGATCAGCATCGGGTGCGACAGATTCTCGTCAACCTGGTCAGCAATGCCATTAAATTTACCGAGCAGGGGCAGGTGAGTGTCAAGGTGGACGCCGAACAGCAGGATGACCATCACTTGGTCCATGTCGCGGTGTGTGATACGGGCATCGGCATCGACGATTCCTTGCGTGAGCGGGTTTTTGAAAGTTTCAGCCAGGCAGACAGCTCGACAACGCGTAAATACGGCGGTACCGGTCTGGGCCTGGCCATTTGTAAAGGCCTGGTGGAGCAGATGGGTGGGGTGATTGGCGTGGAGAGCTGTCAGGACGATACGCAGGGCAGTTGCTTCTATTTTTCATTGCCGATGCGCGTTGCTGATGATGCCTTGGTTCCACCGATGGACAGGGTGGCACCGCGACTGCCGGTGGAGAACTGTATGGGGCGTAGTGTGTTGCTGGTTGAAGATGATGATGCCACTGCGACCCTGATGAAAGTACGCCTGCAGGAGTTGCAGCTGTGTGTTGATCGGGTCAGTGACGGTCTGGCCGCTATCGAGCGTTGTTTGAACCAGTCCTATGATCTGGTGCTGATGGATTATCACATGCCGCAGATGGATGGATTGACAGCCACCGAGCAGATTCGCGATGCCGGAGTGACGGTGCCTATCGTCGGCCTGACGGCCTTTTCCGACGGCCGTCAGTGGGAAAAATTTCAACAGGTGGGCCTCAATGCCTGTTTGACAAAGCCGGTTAAGATTGAGCAGTTGCGTCAGGTGATTGCTGAATTTCTTAATCCGCAAGATGACGGGGAACTCCCATGA